The Methanococcoides methylutens MM1 genome has a window encoding:
- a CDS encoding type II/IV secretion system ATPase subunit: MEAEYQKALQRNPHLGVYIQDFVNRTGNNPEFVTSLSKDIQDDEYINLLLPVGDPVFIHLYGTPEMGEIGYYTIEPPLNDIEKAKYNAIMDIILERSASEPVPKNEEKLKELIAKLLNEAVDIGAGGQISSDEKVSIIEKLIPTQKKIPVTQQEFNNLQYHIERNIIGSGPIEPIIRDPHLEDIHSIGVAGVFIVHKILGMMKTDLSFGNEEGLDHWLRSMSERIGRPVSDARPIADGALPDGSRINIIYSLDVSKRGSSFTMRKFSEVPVSIIELIMWGAISCEMGAYMWMCLENGMSVFFSGETASGKTTMLNACLAFVNPKSKIFTAEDTAEVQPPQPVWQQLITREDGPPDSRVDTFALLKAALRSRPNYIIVGEIRGEEGAVAFQGMQTGHPVMATFHASAVTKMIQRLTGDPINVPVTFIDNLNVAMILQAVYRKGKFLRRCLAIEEIEGYYEDAGGVVTRAVFQWDPDTDTHNFRGLNNSFILENKIATKLGYEDKRQIYSDLMLRARILEEMKERGIKDYYDVLEIVTNFYKYGVEGLPFAI, translated from the coding sequence GTGGAAGCTGAGTATCAAAAAGCATTACAAAGGAACCCTCATCTGGGAGTGTACATTCAGGACTTTGTAAACAGGACAGGCAATAACCCTGAGTTCGTGACCAGCCTCTCAAAAGATATACAGGACGATGAGTACATCAACCTGTTACTCCCTGTGGGAGATCCTGTTTTCATTCACCTTTACGGAACTCCCGAAATGGGGGAGATCGGATACTATACAATAGAGCCTCCACTCAATGACATTGAGAAGGCAAAATACAATGCCATCATGGACATAATCCTTGAAAGGTCTGCAAGCGAACCTGTACCAAAGAACGAAGAAAAACTGAAGGAACTGATCGCAAAGCTTCTGAACGAAGCAGTTGATATCGGTGCAGGAGGGCAGATCTCCAGTGATGAAAAAGTAAGCATCATCGAGAAGCTCATTCCTACACAGAAGAAGATCCCTGTTACCCAGCAGGAATTCAATAATCTGCAGTATCACATAGAGAGGAATATCATCGGTTCCGGACCAATTGAGCCAATTATCAGGGACCCTCACCTCGAGGATATCCACAGTATCGGTGTAGCCGGAGTATTTATCGTCCACAAGATCCTGGGCATGATGAAGACCGACCTTTCTTTCGGAAATGAGGAAGGTCTTGACCACTGGCTCAGGAGCATGAGCGAGAGAATAGGAAGGCCTGTGAGTGATGCCAGACCGATCGCCGACGGTGCACTCCCTGACGGGTCACGTATCAACATCATTTACAGTCTTGACGTCAGTAAGCGTGGAAGCAGTTTCACCATGCGTAAGTTCAGTGAAGTACCGGTTAGTATCATCGAACTTATCATGTGGGGAGCCATCAGTTGTGAGATGGGTGCATACATGTGGATGTGCCTTGAGAATGGTATGAGCGTTTTCTTCAGTGGTGAGACAGCAAGTGGTAAGACCACAATGCTGAACGCATGCCTCGCTTTTGTCAACCCGAAGTCCAAGATATTCACCGCAGAGGATACTGCTGAGGTCCAGCCACCCCAGCCCGTATGGCAGCAGTTGATCACCCGTGAGGACGGACCACCTGACTCCAGGGTCGATACCTTCGCGCTCCTGAAGGCCGCTTTGAGGTCCAGGCCGAACTACATCATCGTTGGTGAGATTCGTGGTGAAGAGGGAGCTGTAGCTTTCCAGGGTATGCAGACCGGTCACCCGGTAATGGCAACTTTCCACGCATCCGCTGTTACAAAGATGATCCAGCGTCTGACAGGTGACCCTATCAACGTCCCGGTCACTTTCATCGATAACCTCAATGTGGCAATGATCTTGCAGGCAGTATACCGGAAAGGAAAGTTCCTCAGACGTTGCCTTGCTATCGAAGAGATAGAAGGATACTATGAGGACGCAGGCGGAGTAGTCACAAGGGCCGTCTTCCAGTGGGACCCGGATACCGATACCCACAATTTCAGGGGTCTTAACAACAGCTTCATCCTTGAGAACAAGATCGCCACCAAGCTCGGATATGAGGACAAGAGGCAGATCTACAGTGACCTTATGCTGAGAGCAAGGATACTGGAAGAGATGAAAGAAAGAGGTATCAAGGACTACTACGATGTCCTTGAGATCGTTACCAACTTCTACAAGTACGGTGTTGAAGGACTGCCTTTCGCAATTTGA
- the flaJ gene encoding archaellar assembly protein FlaJ, with the protein MDFKKAFNALEMEPKAYAKKVALPVVAFGFIFSILIYTLLPDLFTGSTQMIPALIPVICIGFAFYYPFTALGGKAAQIDNNMHYYITQMGAISTAETPRLDIIKIVSKNESYKFLAKESEKIYNLVTVWNMSLSDACRFASKRTPSVLYEDFLDRFAHGLESGEDIKAFLAAEQNVVMNEYESMYNGALYAIEVIKELFVSLIMALIFLASFAVIMPVITGMDAVLLMGVVVVVFVVTDLVMITFTKSKVPKDPIWQQTKITTKAKTKLYQSIPISIAGCIIVAIAVMLYGKLELPIAVAAILTPLTYIGHVAKKVEKDIKRKDENYPSFIRSLGSSAGARGGLIDEALKSLRIHDFGPLTKDVNSLFKRINTRVDKKKSWEFFSANTGSNLIQRFSAMFVEATNLGGQPEVIGDMIATNFHRIVTLRKKRYQSASSLVGVMYGLTAGIGFTLYISLGVVDLMQDMFTTVTMPDGMGMGMILNTDIGNMELLSAMVLFIMLAHSLMSALLIRFVDGGHILCSMKDFVIMVWISGISAVFTTSGVASLLGTA; encoded by the coding sequence ATGGACTTTAAAAAGGCGTTCAATGCACTGGAAATGGAACCAAAGGCCTATGCTAAAAAGGTAGCTTTGCCAGTGGTCGCCTTTGGATTCATATTCTCGATCCTTATATACACATTATTGCCCGACCTTTTTACCGGAAGTACTCAGATGATCCCGGCACTCATACCGGTGATATGTATAGGCTTTGCTTTTTACTACCCGTTCACGGCACTTGGAGGCAAGGCTGCCCAGATCGATAACAACATGCACTACTACATCACACAGATGGGTGCAATATCCACTGCGGAAACACCGAGACTGGATATCATAAAGATCGTTTCCAAAAATGAGAGCTACAAGTTCCTGGCAAAAGAAAGTGAAAAGATATACAACCTTGTCACTGTCTGGAACATGAGCCTCTCGGATGCATGCCGTTTCGCATCAAAGAGGACACCTTCTGTCCTTTATGAGGATTTCCTGGACAGGTTCGCACACGGCCTCGAATCCGGAGAGGACATCAAGGCATTCCTTGCAGCAGAACAGAATGTCGTGATGAACGAATATGAATCAATGTACAACGGTGCCCTCTATGCAATAGAGGTCATCAAAGAACTGTTCGTCTCCCTGATCATGGCATTGATCTTCCTTGCATCCTTTGCAGTCATCATGCCTGTGATCACCGGAATGGATGCAGTCCTCCTGATGGGAGTGGTTGTTGTTGTTTTCGTGGTAACTGACCTTGTGATGATCACTTTCACTAAATCAAAGGTACCAAAGGACCCTATCTGGCAGCAGACAAAGATAACGACAAAAGCCAAGACAAAATTATACCAGTCGATCCCTATCTCAATTGCAGGATGTATTATTGTTGCTATAGCCGTCATGCTATACGGCAAACTTGAGCTACCCATTGCAGTTGCAGCAATATTGACACCACTGACATACATCGGCCATGTTGCAAAGAAGGTCGAGAAGGATATCAAGCGTAAAGATGAGAACTACCCTTCATTCATCCGCTCCCTTGGAAGTTCTGCAGGTGCAAGAGGCGGACTCATCGATGAAGCGCTTAAATCCTTGAGAATACATGACTTCGGACCACTTACAAAAGATGTGAACTCACTTTTCAAGCGAATAAACACCCGTGTGGACAAGAAAAAGTCATGGGAATTCTTTTCAGCTAACACCGGCAGCAATCTCATACAGAGATTCAGCGCCATGTTCGTTGAAGCCACCAATCTCGGAGGACAGCCGGAAGTTATAGGTGATATGATAGCAACGAACTTCCACCGCATCGTTACCCTGAGAAAAAAGAGATACCAGTCAGCTTCCAGCCTGGTGGGAGTGATGTACGGACTTACAGCAGGTATCGGCTTTACCCTTTACATATCACTGGGAGTCGTTGACCTGATGCAGGATATGTTCACTACCGTCACTATGCCTGATGGAATGGGAATGGGAATGATCCTGAACACGGATATCGGGAACATGGAACTCCTCTCAGCCATGGTATTGTTCATCATGTTAGCTCATTCCCTGATGTCAGCCCTCCTTATCAGATTCGTTGACGGAGGACATATACTCTGTTCGATGAAGGATTTCGTAATAATGGTATGGATATCCGGCATCAGCGCAGTGTTCACAACATCAGGAGTGGCCTCACTTCTGGGAACCGCATGA
- a CDS encoding isocitrate/isopropylmalate family dehydrogenase, translated as MRVAIVEGDGIGREVIPAAVEVLDVFGLPIEKVPLELGYGKWEKCGIAIDDNDLDVLKSCDCVLFGAITTPPDPNYKSVLLTIRKELDMYANIRPIKPLPGVTGVIGRSDFDFVIVRENTEGMYSSIEEFHEDVSYTKRVVSRKGSERIARTACKIAKERHNDLTIVHKSNVLKSDNMFLNTCREVAESENVGHRDMLVDAMAYSLMTYPERYDVVVTTNLFGDILSDMSAALVGSLGLAPSANIGDKYAFFEPVHGSGPDIAGKGIANPIAAILSMKMMLEWMGRQKEADIVEEAVGRCITENITTPDLGGAASTIEVGRAIANHVREMLDG; from the coding sequence ATGAGAGTTGCAATTGTCGAAGGCGATGGAATTGGAAGGGAGGTCATCCCTGCAGCTGTGGAGGTCCTTGATGTATTTGGTCTTCCCATCGAGAAGGTCCCGCTTGAGCTGGGATACGGCAAATGGGAGAAATGCGGTATTGCAATCGATGATAATGACCTTGATGTGTTGAAAAGCTGTGATTGCGTTCTTTTCGGAGCGATCACAACGCCACCTGATCCAAATTACAAGAGCGTGCTCCTGACCATACGCAAGGAGCTTGACATGTATGCGAACATCCGTCCTATCAAGCCACTTCCCGGTGTCACAGGTGTGATCGGAAGGAGTGACTTCGATTTTGTGATCGTGAGGGAGAATACCGAAGGCATGTATTCTTCCATCGAGGAATTTCATGAGGATGTGTCATATACGAAAAGGGTGGTTTCCCGGAAGGGTTCTGAACGAATTGCCAGGACTGCCTGCAAGATTGCCAAAGAACGCCATAATGATCTTACAATTGTTCACAAATCTAATGTCCTCAAGTCTGACAACATGTTCCTGAACACGTGCCGTGAGGTGGCAGAGTCCGAGAATGTGGGGCACAGGGACATGTTGGTGGATGCCATGGCTTACAGCCTGATGACCTATCCTGAAAGGTATGATGTTGTGGTAACTACCAATCTCTTTGGTGACATACTGAGCGACATGTCAGCTGCCCTTGTGGGAAGCCTGGGGCTTGCTCCCAGTGCAAACATCGGCGATAAGTATGCTTTCTTTGAGCCGGTACACGGAAGCGGACCTGATATTGCAGGCAAAGGAATTGCAAACCCCATCGCAGCTATCCTGAGCATGAAGATGATGCTGGAATGGATGGGTCGCCAGAAAGAAGCTGATATTGTTGAAGAGGCCGTTGGAAGGTGCATAACTGAAAATATCACCACTCCTGACCTTGGCGGGGCTGCCAGCACCATTGAGGTTGGCAGGGCAATCGCGAATCATGTTCGCGAGATGCTGGATGGATGA
- a CDS encoding 3-isopropylmalate dehydratase, producing MLESKIKGKAWIFGDDIDTDVIIPGKYLRTTDMQVFADHAMEGIDPDFSKKVEKGDVVVGGNNFGCGSSREQAALALKYAGVSCVVAKSFGRIFFRNAINVGLPLMESDIECNEGDIVEVDLLEGTVSVNGKDFKGNKLPDFLLEILTDGGLVEHRKKLQEQNK from the coding sequence ATATTGGAAAGTAAGATCAAAGGAAAGGCATGGATTTTTGGCGATGATATTGACACGGATGTTATCATTCCGGGAAAATATCTCAGGACCACTGATATGCAGGTATTTGCTGATCATGCAATGGAAGGCATTGACCCTGATTTTTCTAAAAAGGTCGAGAAAGGAGATGTTGTGGTCGGTGGTAACAACTTCGGCTGTGGCTCCTCAAGGGAGCAGGCTGCTCTTGCCCTTAAGTATGCTGGGGTTTCCTGTGTTGTTGCAAAGTCATTCGGTCGCATCTTTTTCCGTAATGCCATCAATGTCGGACTTCCTTTAATGGAATCTGATATCGAATGCAACGAGGGTGACATTGTTGAGGTCGACCTGCTTGAAGGGACTGTGAGTGTCAACGGAAAGGATTTCAAGGGTAACAAGCTTCCGGACTTCCTGCTTGAGATCCTCACAGATGGTGGTCTTGTGGAACACCGCAAGAAATTACAAGAACAGAATAAATAA
- the galU gene encoding UTP--glucose-1-phosphate uridylyltransferase GalU has translation MDVKKAVIPAAGLGTRFLPVTKSMPKEMLPIIDKPVIHYVVEEAIAAGIDDIIFVTGRSKRSIEDYFDGSPELEMHLKEKHKDDLLEMVEDISSMVDIHYIRQKEPRGLGDAIMTAQKHISGDPFAVLLGDDIIVNHTTCIRQLIEVFKKYRCSTIAVEEVPQEKVSSYGIIKGKPLDESLYILEDIVEKPSIEEAPSNIGAIGRYVFTPEIFDCIRDAGEGVGGEIQLTDGIRMLNETQKVYAHKFAGRRYDTGDKLGYVQAVIDFALCSEDFGPSVREYLKTIPDL, from the coding sequence ATGGATGTTAAAAAAGCTGTAATTCCTGCTGCAGGTCTTGGGACCCGGTTCTTGCCGGTGACCAAGTCCATGCCTAAAGAAATGCTTCCGATAATCGATAAGCCTGTTATTCATTATGTTGTGGAGGAGGCTATTGCCGCCGGTATTGATGATATTATCTTTGTTACCGGCAGGAGTAAGCGTTCCATTGAGGACTATTTTGATGGATCTCCCGAGCTGGAGATGCACCTTAAAGAAAAGCATAAGGATGACCTTCTGGAAATGGTGGAGGATATCTCTTCCATGGTGGACATACATTACATCAGGCAGAAAGAACCCAGAGGGCTTGGCGATGCCATCATGACTGCCCAAAAGCACATTAGCGGTGATCCTTTTGCGGTTCTTCTTGGTGATGATATCATTGTCAACCATACTACCTGTATTCGCCAACTGATAGAGGTCTTCAAGAAATACAGGTGTTCTACAATTGCGGTTGAAGAGGTGCCACAGGAGAAGGTCAGCAGCTATGGTATCATAAAAGGCAAGCCACTGGATGAGTCACTGTACATCCTCGAGGACATTGTGGAAAAACCTTCCATCGAAGAAGCGCCATCGAACATAGGTGCCATAGGAAGGTATGTGTTCACTCCTGAGATATTCGATTGCATCAGGGATGCAGGAGAAGGTGTTGGTGGTGAGATCCAGCTTACGGATGGCATACGTATGCTCAATGAAACCCAGAAGGTCTATGCTCACAAGTTTGCAGGCAGGCGATACGATACCGGTGACAAGCTGGGGTATGTACAGGCAGTCATCGACTTTGCACTCTGCAGTGAGGACTTCGGTCCCAGTGTAAGGGAGTACCTGAAGACAATCCCGGACCTGTGA
- a CDS encoding oligosaccharyl transferase, archaeosortase A system-associated, translated as MADEMNEKLRKSLPYFSGILIAFIIALYIRTMPEAGVFISSDFVRFGGNDPWYHLRNVENILHNFPHMLWFDAYTQYPYGTEQIFAPLFDMTLATIIWILGFGSPSQDLINTVCVYYPAFLGAFVVIPTYFAAKWVFGDRKIGLMAAILIAIAPGQFLSRSMMGFNDHHISETLLSTITAMFLIMGLKTARENPFSFEDIKNNDLASLKKTLPYFVLTGLALSAYMTAWTGGVFFAFIIGVYVAIQHIIDHLKGRSTDYLAIGGMIIFAIAFVAVLITPQLGGYGKSLPIKGLLAGFFAFPILTGISLSFKRKDLKSYYYPAFILLLSIIGTLMAKLLLPSVYSLIVRVSSFFLTSGGALTIAEASPLLSVGGQFSLAPFWGNFTTLGYISLIAIIYLGYEAFKKNNTPERTFLLIWTFMIIWAMLQQNRFAYYYSVNAAILSAFVGIKILELAGWKDLFDDIKLKDKFDIKSFKIWHVLSVLVIILVFMYPSYNMSMQQSQYTGGPNGYWIESTMWLNSNTPDPGLDYYESYEAPAKGEIYPYPDTAYGVMSWWDYGHWIEVIGHRIPNANPFQQGVGGRRNSIEEENKPGASTFFTAQSEEEATAVLEAVHPDPEKAGARYIVSDVEMATGKFYAMTAWTLDTADYYIPVQTDQGVQTVPGPRYFNSMESRLHIFDARGLEQYRMVHESPAGNSAETGYKNVYNALFEGNIPLENTGYVKIFEYVEGAQIVGEAPEGEDVTISVTILTNIGRTFVYSQSTVSDGTYSFTVPYSSLGPIEGETQFDTMPVGPYKISYGTVQEEVDVSERDVLDGNVIEV; from the coding sequence GGAAAAGCCTTCCCTATTTTTCAGGGATATTAATTGCTTTTATAATAGCATTATATATACGAACCATGCCCGAAGCAGGTGTATTTATATCCTCGGATTTTGTACGCTTTGGAGGAAATGACCCCTGGTATCATCTCAGAAATGTGGAGAACATTCTCCACAACTTCCCACACATGCTGTGGTTTGACGCATACACACAGTATCCATATGGTACTGAGCAAATATTTGCTCCCCTATTCGATATGACGCTTGCAACGATCATCTGGATACTTGGTTTTGGTTCACCAAGTCAGGATCTGATCAATACTGTGTGTGTTTATTACCCCGCATTCCTCGGGGCCTTTGTAGTAATTCCTACCTATTTTGCTGCTAAATGGGTCTTTGGTGATCGTAAGATTGGATTGATGGCAGCAATTCTCATTGCGATAGCTCCAGGTCAGTTCCTGTCCAGGTCAATGATGGGATTCAATGATCATCATATCTCAGAAACCCTTTTGAGCACCATCACAGCCATGTTCCTGATTATGGGATTAAAAACTGCCAGGGAAAATCCGTTCAGTTTTGAGGACATAAAGAACAATGATCTCGCTTCATTAAAAAAGACACTTCCTTATTTTGTTCTTACAGGTCTTGCACTAAGTGCATATATGACAGCATGGACAGGCGGAGTTTTCTTTGCTTTCATTATAGGAGTATACGTTGCCATCCAGCACATCATTGACCACCTGAAAGGCAGGTCAACTGACTATCTGGCAATTGGTGGTATGATTATATTTGCCATTGCTTTTGTAGCTGTCTTAATAACACCACAGCTTGGAGGTTATGGAAAATCACTTCCGATCAAAGGACTGCTCGCTGGATTTTTTGCATTCCCCATACTTACCGGAATCTCGCTTTCATTTAAAAGAAAAGACTTGAAGTCGTATTACTATCCGGCTTTTATCCTATTGTTGTCTATTATAGGTACCTTGATGGCAAAACTACTCTTGCCTTCTGTTTATTCGTTGATAGTCCGGGTTTCCAGTTTCTTCCTGACTTCCGGTGGTGCTCTAACCATTGCTGAAGCCTCCCCTCTCCTCTCCGTAGGTGGCCAGTTCTCCCTGGCTCCCTTCTGGGGCAATTTCACAACCCTGGGTTACATCTCACTCATCGCAATAATCTACCTCGGCTATGAGGCTTTCAAAAAGAACAACACTCCTGAAAGAACATTCCTGCTGATCTGGACCTTTATGATCATCTGGGCCATGCTCCAGCAGAACCGCTTCGCATACTATTATTCAGTGAACGCCGCAATCCTGTCTGCATTCGTCGGAATCAAGATTCTGGAGCTTGCAGGTTGGAAGGATCTGTTCGATGACATCAAATTAAAGGACAAGTTCGACATTAAAAGTTTCAAGATCTGGCATGTGCTCTCAGTTCTTGTGATCATACTGGTCTTCATGTATCCAAGTTACAACATGTCAATGCAGCAGTCCCAGTACACAGGTGGACCCAATGGCTACTGGATCGAATCTACCATGTGGCTGAACTCCAACACCCCTGACCCAGGACTGGATTACTACGAGAGCTATGAAGCCCCGGCAAAAGGTGAGATCTATCCATACCCTGACACTGCATATGGTGTTATGTCGTGGTGGGATTATGGTCATTGGATAGAAGTGATCGGCCACCGCATTCCGAATGCCAATCCATTCCAGCAGGGAGTAGGTGGCAGAAGGAACAGCATCGAGGAGGAGAACAAGCCCGGTGCATCCACATTCTTCACAGCACAGTCCGAAGAAGAGGCTACTGCAGTTCTTGAGGCAGTCCACCCTGATCCTGAAAAGGCAGGTGCACGCTACATCGTCTCCGATGTGGAGATGGCAACCGGAAAGTTCTATGCCATGACGGCATGGACACTTGACACGGCTGACTATTACATTCCTGTGCAGACAGATCAGGGAGTACAGACCGTTCCAGGCCCAAGGTATTTCAACTCCATGGAATCAAGGCTCCACATTTTCGATGCAAGGGGGCTGGAACAGTACCGTATGGTGCACGAATCTCCTGCTGGTAATTCCGCGGAGACCGGTTACAAGAATGTGTACAATGCACTCTTCGAAGGAAACATTCCTCTTGAAAATACCGGATATGTGAAGATATTCGAGTATGTTGAGGGTGCACAGATCGTCGGCGAAGCTCCTGAAGGCGAGGACGTCACAATTTCGGTAACCATACTGACAAACATTGGCAGGACCTTCGTATATTCCCAGTCAACAGTTTCTGATGGCACTTACTCCTTTACGGTACCATACTCCTCGCTTGGTCCGATCGAGGGTGAGACTCAGTTCGATACCATGCCTGTAGGTCCTTACAAGATAAGCTACGGCACTGTTCAGGAAGAAGTGGATGTCAGTGAAAGGGATGTACTGGACGGAAATGTGATAGAGGTTTGA